A genome region from Methanococcoides burtonii DSM 6242 includes the following:
- the tnpC gene encoding IS66 family transposase: protein MNTKRKEILAVYEQGPEAVVTLVTTLYDIIAEQQRIIELQAARITELEERVKKLEEQLKKNSRNSSKPPSTDVFINEKPKTKSRRKKSGKKPGGQKDHPGTTLRMVDVPDEVIIHKVHKCSNCERSLEDFEQQIKNFLIESPVINCDETGMRIEGKRQWLHVASTNKMTCYYPHQKRGSEAMNAMGILPNFNGTVVHYFWKSYYKYDCDHSICNAHLLRELTSVSENDNQLWSKAMNILLIDVKKSVDQIRKMSGCMKPERIKEFEDWYGQIIHIGIEENPQLQAKSKKRGRTKQTTAKNLLDRFIGYKNDILRFMHDLKVPFENNLAERDVRMMKVQQKISGTFRSMQGALIFSRVRSYISTVKKNQVPVMDAIRNAIAGMPFIPTIV from the coding sequence ATGAACACGAAACGCAAAGAAATCCTAGCAGTTTATGAACAAGGTCCCGAAGCAGTTGTCACTCTTGTCACTACATTGTACGACATCATTGCTGAACAACAAAGGATCATAGAACTACAAGCTGCCAGAATAACCGAACTCGAAGAACGAGTTAAAAAGTTGGAAGAGCAACTCAAAAAAAACAGCCGAAACAGCAGTAAACCACCTTCAACTGATGTTTTTATTAATGAGAAACCAAAAACAAAAAGCAGACGAAAAAAGAGTGGAAAGAAACCAGGTGGTCAGAAAGACCATCCTGGAACTACTCTCAGAATGGTAGATGTTCCTGACGAAGTTATAATTCACAAAGTACACAAATGTAGCAATTGTGAGAGATCGCTTGAAGATTTCGAACAGCAGATCAAGAACTTCTTAATAGAATCTCCTGTGATAAATTGTGATGAAACTGGTATGAGGATAGAAGGAAAACGACAGTGGTTACATGTTGCTTCTACAAACAAAATGACATGTTATTATCCTCATCAAAAAAGAGGCTCTGAAGCAATGAATGCGATGGGAATCTTACCAAATTTCAATGGTACAGTAGTTCATTATTTCTGGAAATCATATTACAAATATGATTGTGATCATTCGATCTGTAATGCTCATCTATTGCGAGAATTAACAAGTGTAAGCGAGAACGATAATCAATTGTGGTCAAAAGCTATGAATATTCTACTTATTGATGTCAAAAAGTCAGTTGACCAGATCCGAAAAATGTCTGGTTGTATGAAACCAGAGAGAATTAAAGAGTTTGAAGATTGGTACGGCCAGATTATTCATATTGGGATAGAAGAAAATCCTCAACTTCAAGCCAAATCAAAGAAGCGAGGAAGAACTAAACAAACCACAGCAAAAAATCTGCTGGATCGGTTTATTGGTTATAAAAATGATATTCTCAGGTTTATGCATGATCTAAAAGTTCCATTTGAGAATAATCTTGCAGAAAGGGATGTGAGAATGATGAAAGTACAGCAGAAGATATCAGGTACATTCCGAAGTATGCAAGGAGCATTAATTTTCTCGCGGGTAAGAAGTTACATTTCTACTGTTAAGAAGAATCAGGTTCCTGTGATGGATGCAATTCGAAATGCAATTGCTGGAATGCCATTTATTCCAACAATTGTTTGA
- a CDS encoding KTSC domain-containing protein, which produces MIFLERKSVRSSNIKSIGYDEDACILEVEFNKSSIYHYHGVPLKLYNRLMNASSKGRFLKNKIYKYKHSCIKK; this is translated from the coding sequence GTGATATTTTTGGAAAGAAAATCTGTTAGATCCTCAAATATAAAATCAATAGGATATGATGAAGATGCTTGTATATTGGAAGTAGAGTTCAACAAAAGTTCTATTTATCACTACCATGGGGTTCCTCTTAAGCTTTATAATCGGCTAATGAATGCTTCTTCAAAAGGAAGATTTTTGAAAAACAAGATATATAAGTACAAACACAGTTGCATCAAAAAATAA
- a CDS encoding ISNCY-like element ISMbu11 family transposase, with protein MCQPMKYYYDVSDGICTRDSIANYLNTDNASICQFLYFLDIDDIASYVESSYYADKDWHFRYKVSSMIKLIVVKCYRNLSFEKTISTLTKEEAQLLSFEDNNGIMNLPSPATLHHFVKYRLGKTGLDEVMFKIGKNISKNTKIRDAKTDSTPLEASRYDKYADYNPHYNCKMDKAHITMIGPLPIYMTHTKGASHDSPELKKHIDALVEMGVDIDTYALDGGYDSFRNHADIWYKLNAKPVIAYSSDSKVQYEGMMERIDHWVNKMWKLGGSIHMKYEEKLHFLYENGREKQVGMHLRNKNIKDDGFDEDYSHRGECERVHNHIKWTVKFDIRGMKNSSKKLYSVMNFVAYQLLVATNLQNGVKETNSFANYV; from the coding sequence ATGTGCCAGCCCATGAAATATTATTACGATGTTTCGGACGGAATCTGTACCAGAGATTCAATTGCTAACTATCTGAACACAGATAATGCATCAATATGCCAATTTTTGTATTTCTTAGATATCGATGACATTGCTTCTTATGTTGAAAGTAGCTATTATGCCGATAAGGACTGGCACTTTCGGTATAAGGTTTCGTCAATGATAAAGCTCATCGTTGTGAAATGTTATAGAAACCTCTCATTTGAGAAAACAATATCGACCTTAACAAAAGAAGAAGCGCAGCTTCTTTCTTTTGAAGACAATAACGGCATTATGAATCTTCCATCCCCTGCAACACTGCATCATTTTGTAAAATACAGACTTGGAAAAACTGGACTCGATGAAGTAATGTTCAAAATTGGAAAGAATATCTCTAAAAATACAAAGATTAGAGATGCGAAAACAGATTCAACTCCACTTGAAGCATCAAGATATGACAAGTATGCAGATTACAATCCGCATTATAATTGTAAGATGGACAAAGCTCACATCACCATGATTGGACCACTTCCAATCTACATGACTCATACAAAAGGTGCTTCTCACGATTCTCCTGAATTGAAGAAACATATTGATGCATTGGTAGAAATGGGAGTTGACATTGACACTTATGCATTGGATGGAGGTTATGATTCATTCAGGAATCATGCAGATATCTGGTATAAGTTGAATGCAAAACCAGTGATTGCATACTCTTCGGATTCTAAAGTTCAATACGAGGGAATGATGGAAAGAATTGATCACTGGGTTAACAAAATGTGGAAACTTGGTGGATCTATTCATATGAAATATGAAGAAAAACTTCATTTCCTCTATGAAAATGGAAGAGAAAAACAGGTAGGTATGCACTTGCGAAACAAGAATATCAAAGATGATGGATTCGATGAAGATTATTCGCACAGGGGTGAATGTGAACGAGTACACAATCATATTAAGTGGACTGTAAAGTTCGACATCAGAGGAATGAAAAATAGCAGTAAGAAACTGTATTCAGTTATGAATTTCGTTGCATATCAATTGCTTGTAGCTACAAATTTGCAAAATGGAGTTAAAGAAACGAACTCATTTGCAAATTATGTATGA
- a CDS encoding carboxymuconolactone decarboxylase family protein — translation MKDNFGRKLYSLGEFYKITYLAFFSTYDLLYAKKNELLSQHFLERIMLAVTEVNGCEVCSYAHTKMALEAGMSNEEIQSMLAGISDDVPEEEMSAVVFGQHYADSRGYPSKESWERIIEIYGLREAKGILASIRIMMLGNAAGIPWGSFVNRFKGKPDNRSSLPYEIGMILCTIIYLPIALIHALLAKLFNRSTIKFKIV, via the coding sequence ATGAAAGATAATTTTGGAAGGAAATTGTACTCATTAGGAGAATTTTATAAAATAACTTATCTAGCCTTTTTTTCAACCTATGATCTTCTATATGCTAAGAAAAATGAGCTTTTAAGCCAGCATTTCCTTGAGCGTATTATGCTTGCTGTAACAGAGGTAAACGGATGTGAAGTATGTTCATATGCGCATACAAAGATGGCACTTGAAGCAGGTATGTCAAATGAAGAGATTCAAAGTATGCTCGCAGGAATAAGTGATGATGTACCTGAAGAAGAAATGTCTGCAGTCGTATTTGGTCAGCATTACGCTGATTCTAGAGGATATCCTTCTAAAGAATCCTGGGAACGAATTATAGAAATCTATGGACTTCGAGAAGCAAAAGGCATTCTTGCGTCGATAAGAATTATGATGCTTGGAAACGCAGCTGGAATCCCTTGGGGTTCTTTCGTTAATAGATTTAAAGGAAAACCAGATAATAGAAGCAGTTTGCCATATGAGATTGGTATGATTCTATGCACTATAATTTATCTGCCTATAGCTCTTATACATGCGCTTTTAGCAAAATTATTTAATAGGTCCACTATTAAGTTTAAAATTGTATAA